The proteins below are encoded in one region of Portunus trituberculatus isolate SZX2019 chromosome 17, ASM1759143v1, whole genome shotgun sequence:
- the LOC123504937 gene encoding innexin shaking-B-like gives MGKSKIKGHGRFSNGDCFVGVSGQMFLIDRFLGNTFLTFGLDVIKFMEDDQEVRIDPMIFVFPRMTKCSFSKFGTSGELERYDSLCILPINIVNEKIYIFLWFWFLLLVFLTFFVLLYRLMIILSPRMRAYLLCLRFRLINKEVINTIVRKSKMGDWFLFYMLGQNVDTLIFKEVMHELAKRLGHASKDFGEP, from the coding sequence atgggaaagagtaagATCAAAGGTCATGGACGTTTTTCTAACGGTGactgttttgttggtgtttcagGTCAGATGTTCCTGATCGACCGCTTCCTTGGCAATACCTTCCTCACGTTCGGTCTGGACGTGATCAAATTCATGGAGGATGATCAGGAGGTGCGCATCGATCCAATGATCTTTGTGTTCCCGCGCATGACCAAATGTTCGTTCAGCAAGTTCGGTACGTCGGGTGAGCTGGAGCGCTACGACTCCCTCTGCATCCTGCCCATCAACATCGTCAACGAGAAAATCTACATCTTCCTGTGGTTCTGGTTCCTGCTGCTGGTGTTCCTCACGTTCTTCGTGCTGCTCTACCGACTCATGATCATCCTGAGTCCGAGGATGCGCGCCTACCTCCTTTGTCTCCGCTTCCGTCTAATCAACAAAGAGGTGATCAATACGATAGTGAGGAAGAGTAAGATGGGCGACTGGTTCCTCTTCTACATGCTTGGGCAGAACGTGGACACGCTCATATTCAAAGAAGTGATGCACGAACTGGCCAAGAGACTCGGCCACGCCTCAAAAGACTTTGGAGAACCATGA